One stretch of Neosynechococcus sphagnicola sy1 DNA includes these proteins:
- a CDS encoding alpha/beta fold hydrolase, with protein sequence MPELIVDNNVVLNYECLGKGDDIFLIHGLGANLAFWYPNVASLLSQNYRVISYDLRGHGNSSMPLNGYTVSHMVKDLHALSKYLGSANAHFVGHSFGAKVALQYAIDFPSNIRSLILADVHLQSLQPSIRLCEWPYWQVWKKQLTQNGISLPSEDELIDFNLLCRLNQISNSFTSRGISSNTRGHFRKRLNRGVKSSGRWHSLIYETSAAQEFDADDQLTLENLRNVSIPTLAVYGEYSHCLHTCWRLSSLLSNCVTMVIPDVGHFHPIVKPRRFFQVIWQFLKNFQPLDPPEVSLPIQEFTSQHTN encoded by the coding sequence ATGCCTGAGTTAATAGTTGACAATAATGTAGTGCTGAATTATGAATGCCTAGGTAAAGGAGATGATATTTTTCTAATTCATGGGCTTGGTGCAAACCTTGCGTTTTGGTATCCGAATGTTGCTTCTTTACTCTCTCAGAATTATCGAGTGATATCCTATGACCTGAGAGGGCATGGTAATAGTTCTATGCCTTTAAATGGCTATACCGTTAGCCATATGGTTAAAGATCTCCATGCTTTGTCTAAATATCTTGGGTCTGCAAATGCTCATTTTGTGGGGCATAGTTTTGGTGCCAAGGTTGCACTTCAATATGCAATTGACTTCCCTAGCAATATCCGCTCTTTAATTCTGGCGGATGTTCACTTACAGAGTCTCCAACCTAGCATTAGACTTTGCGAGTGGCCGTATTGGCAAGTTTGGAAAAAACAATTAACTCAGAACGGTATCTCTCTACCTTCTGAAGACGAATTGATAGATTTTAATTTGCTTTGCAGATTAAATCAAATTTCTAACAGTTTTACCTCTAGGGGCATATCTTCAAATACTCGTGGACATTTTCGAAAGAGGTTAAATCGAGGGGTTAAATCCAGTGGAAGATGGCATTCTCTAATTTATGAGACATCTGCGGCTCAAGAATTTGATGCCGATGATCAACTTACCCTTGAAAATCTTAGGAATGTTTCTATTCCTACCTTAGCAGTATATGGAGAGTACTCTCATTGTCTCCACACATGTTGGAGACTCTCTTCACTACTTTCAAATTGTGTCACCATGGTAATTCCTGATGTTGGGCATTTCCATCCCATTGTTAAGCCAAGAAGGTTTTTTCAGGTTATTTGGCAATTTCTGAAAAACTTCCAGCCTCTAGATCCGCCTGAAGTTAGCTTGCCTATTCAAGAATTTACTTCACAACATACTAACTAA
- a CDS encoding SDR family oxidoreductase: protein MIGDGKTAIVTGGSSGIGRATCIALAMHGYAVTVLGTSLDRINETIKLMSQATDGNSSAYLGLALNVTCEIDMLTMVSKTMEQFGTIDLLVASAGMGRRSDNTRLVPYPTASLPLAEWLQILQVNLTGVFLSNRAVLPTMISQGYGHIINICSASTRHGLRGEPYAPAYCASKFGVVGLTESLAAEVGSHGVRVQALFPGLVKTPMTVHTSLIHRYGGIMSADDVALTILYMVQQAQDCTLIHPHLIPQLQAHHAVDSE, encoded by the coding sequence ATGATTGGGGATGGTAAAACTGCAATCGTAACTGGTGGGAGTAGTGGTATTGGGCGTGCTACTTGTATTGCTTTGGCAATGCATGGTTATGCTGTTACAGTTCTAGGGACTAGCTTGGATCGGATTAATGAGACAATAAAATTGATGTCTCAAGCTACTGATGGTAACTCTTCTGCATATCTTGGGTTGGCTCTCAATGTAACATGTGAGATTGATATGCTGACAATGGTCAGTAAAACAATGGAGCAGTTTGGAACGATTGATTTGCTAGTTGCTAGTGCTGGAATGGGGCGGAGATCGGATAATACTCGACTGGTTCCCTATCCGACGGCCTCTCTACCACTCGCTGAATGGTTGCAAATTTTACAGGTCAATCTTACGGGAGTGTTTCTTAGCAATCGCGCAGTTTTGCCTACCATGATCTCCCAAGGCTACGGACATATCATTAACATTTGCTCTGCTTCCACCCGGCATGGACTGAGGGGTGAACCCTATGCTCCTGCATATTGTGCTTCCAAGTTTGGCGTTGTGGGATTAACTGAGTCTTTAGCAGCGGAGGTAGGAAGTCATGGAGTGCGTGTACAGGCTTTGTTCCCTGGACTAGTAAAGACACCCATGACCGTTCATACGTCCCTCATTCACCGCTATGGAGGGATTATGAGTGCAGACGATGTCGCTTTGACAATTCTGTATATGGTGCAACAAGCTCAAGATTGTACTCTGATTCATCCTCATCTAATCCCCCAGTTACAGGCACATCATGCAGTTGATTCTGAATAA